Below is a window of Yersinia kristensenii DNA.
AGCTGCATTACCTTTTGCGCAATACTCGCCGACACGCCATGAAGGAGAAAAAAAATGGGATATAATCTGGCTGAGCTTTCTGATGAAGAAACAGCAAAAATGAATGTCGATCTGGCCGCTTCTGGGGTGGCATTTAAAGAGCGCTACAATATGCCGGTGATCCCTGAAATGGTTGCTCGAGAACAGCCGGATGAGTTACGTGAATACTTTTTACAGCGGCTAGCACACTACCGTAGTGAATCAAATAAATTCTCTCGCTTGCCGTATGAGCCAAAAATGAAGTCCTGAGTAAGAGACTCCCGCACAAGGTTCTGCGGGAGTTTAGCGGTGAGAATCGCTAGGATTTTCGGGCAAACTTGTCGGTAGCAAGAATCAGTTGGTGCAAGATCCCGGGTTCATCAAAGGAATGTCCGGCACCTTCAACAATATGCAATTCAGCCTCCGGCCATGCTTTGGCTAAATCCCACGCATTCTGTGGCTGACAAGCCATATCATATCTGCCATGAATAATTACCGCAGGAATATGGCGAATACGCGTAACGTTATCAAGCAGTTGGTTATCACTATCCAAAAAGCCCAAGTGGGTAAAATAGTGATTTTCAATGCGAGCAAATGCCAGAGCAAAGTTATCTTCACCGAAAGAAGCTGCGCTTTTGGCTGGCAGTAAAGTGACTGTTTCGCCCTCCCACAGGCTCCAAATTTTTGCGGCCTCCAATTGTACCGCTTTGTCAGGTGAGGTTAGCCGTTTGCGGTAAGCAGCAGTGACATCGCCCTGCTCTTCTGGTGCTAACAGGGATAACACGCGCTGCCATTTATCTGGGAAGAAGCGGGAAGCCCCGTCCTGATAGTACCAATCCAACTCTTTTTTGCGCAGAGTGAATATCCCGCGTAAAACCATTTCACTAACCCGTTCGGGATAGGTTTCACCATAAGCCAACGCCAGTGTTGACCCCCAAGAACCGCCAAATATCAACCAATTATCTACACCGGCCATCTCACGCAGCCGTTCAATATCATCGACTAAATGCCAGGTCGTGTTGTTATCCAAGCTGGCATGGGGAGTCGATCGCCCGCACCCGCGTTGATCAAACAGTAATACTTTGTATTTCTTTGGGTTGAAAAGTTGTCGATGATAAGGTGCTATCCCGCCACCAGGGCCACCATGAATAAATACCGCGGGTTTACCCTCAGGGTTACCACAGAGTTCCCAGTAAATCTGGTGACCATCACCCGTGTCTAGTAAGCCACTGTCGTAAGGCTCATACGCTGGATAAAGCCCACGTAATTGTTCCATTATTTTTCCATGTTTGTTAAGACACTCAAGTTATCAAAGCCTATACAGCCCGCAGGGTCAACGATAAAACATTACATTTACGCCAATCAGCACATTAATTCCATCAACAGGTGATAAATACACCATAACTTAATTAATTTTCATGTCTTACCCCAAAACATTGCGTGTATTAGAACGTAACAAGAGATATTAATATTTAATAATATCTTTATTAAACAATATATTAAGTATATTCATACTTTCTTTCCTTGCAACTCACCCCTATTAGGTGGTTAATAGGTGGGCGTACCAACCTAACCGAAGGTAAAGAGAGGCAAGCCATGAGTAAGGGAATGGACAGCAAAAAGAACGCGAAGAAAAAACCACTAAAAACGCCAGCTGAGAAAAAGGCTGAGAAACGCGCTAAAAAGTCATCTTCCACTAGCGCAGAATAACGGATTTTTCGTCTCGTCAGTCAACCCGCCACGATAGGCGGGTTTTTTGTTGCTAATATTCAAGCATTGCGGGGGAGAATAAATATGTGTTTTCGTGTCATCGATACTGAAACTTGCGGCTTTGAGGGCGGTATTGTTGAAATCGCATCTGTTGATGTCGTTAATGGGGTCGTAATCAACCCTATGAGTGACCTGGTTAGCCCAGATAGACCAATCAGTCTCGATGCCATGATAATTCACCATATCACGGAAGAAATGGTGGAAGGTAAACCACGAATTGCCGTTGCGGTTAGAAAATATCAAGGGAGCCCTTATTACGTCGCTCATAATGCCCCCTTTGACCGCGGTGTGTTGCCGGAAATGGGTGGCCAATGGATTTGCACGTTAAAGCTTGCTCGTATGCTCTACCCTGATATTAAACACAGTAATCAATATCTGCGTTACGCTTTGCGCCTGAATGTTTCAGTGCCAGATAATCTTTATCCACATCGAGCTTTGTATGATTGTTATGTCACCGCCGCGCTGTTGCAGCGCATCATGCGAGACTCAGGATGGAATGCTGAGCAAATGGTGGAAGTAACGCAACAACCGCTGTTATTACAAACATTTAAGTTCGGGAAATATCGTGGAAAAAGTATTGAACAGATAGCCCGGCAAGATCCGGACTACCTGCGCTGGATGCTGACCTCAATTGCAGACCTTACACCCGATATGCGCCATACCCTGACACATTATCTGGCGTAACCGATTTTGTGAATCAAGCTAAAGAGAGAATAAAAGCATATTCCAAAGCAATATCTTCATAAGCTTTGAAACGCCCTGATTTCCCCCCATGGCCCGAATCCATATCGGTATAAAGCAATAATTGGTGGTCATCCGTCTTCATTTCCCGCAGTTTCGCGACCCATTTTGCAGGTTCCCAATATTGAACTTGGGAGTCATGCAACCCGGTAGTCACCAGCATGTGCGGGTAATCTTGGGCTTTAACCTGATCGTATGGGCTATATTGCTTGATGTAATCGTAATAGGCCTTATCGTTTGGATTGCCCCACTCATCATATTCGCCAGTGGTCAGAGGGATAGATTCATCCAGCATAGTGGTAACCACATCAACAAATGGCACCTGCGCTACAACACCTTTGTAGAGTTCAGGCGCCTGATTAATAACAGCCCCCACCAACAAGCCGCCTGCACTGCCGCCCATAGCGAAAACACGGTTAGCATCACCATAGCCTTTGGTAACCAATGTTTTGGTAACATCGATAAAGTCATTGAATGTATTTAATTTTTTGAGCAACTTACCATCTTCATACCATTGCTGCCCCAGTTCACCGCCCCCTCGAATATGTGCCAGTGCGAAGACAAAACCGCGATCTAACAGACTTAAACGGCTACCACTGAATACAGGATCCATGCTGCTGCCATATGACCCGTAGCCATAGACCAACAGCGGATTACTGCCCGGGGTAAAGTAATCACGGTGATAAACCAATGAAACGGGTACTTTGACACCATCTGATGCGGTAACCCAAATCCGCTCACTACGGTACTTTTCTGGCGTGAAATTCTTAACTTCCTGCTGCTTGAGCAACTGACGAGCACCCGTGTCCATATTAAGCTCATACATGGAACTTGGCGTGGTCAGGGAGGAATACCCATAGCGCAAGAGTTCAGTTTCTGGCTCTGGGTTATACGCCAACCAAGTGACATAGGTGGGGTCATCAAAAGTCACCGATTTCTGTTCATCGGTAAGCCAGTGAATTTGCCGCAA
It encodes the following:
- the exoX gene encoding exodeoxyribonuclease X, with the protein product MCFRVIDTETCGFEGGIVEIASVDVVNGVVINPMSDLVSPDRPISLDAMIIHHITEEMVEGKPRIAVAVRKYQGSPYYVAHNAPFDRGVLPEMGGQWICTLKLARMLYPDIKHSNQYLRYALRLNVSVPDNLYPHRALYDCYVTAALLQRIMRDSGWNAEQMVEVTQQPLLLQTFKFGKYRGKSIEQIARQDPDYLRWMLTSIADLTPDMRHTLTHYLA
- a CDS encoding DNA polymerase III subunit theta, with the translated sequence MGYNLAELSDEETAKMNVDLAASGVAFKERYNMPVIPEMVAREQPDELREYFLQRLAHYRSESNKFSRLPYEPKMKS
- the pip gene encoding prolyl aminopeptidase, with the protein product MEQLRGLYPAYEPYDSGLLDTGDGHQIYWELCGNPEGKPAVFIHGGPGGGIAPYHRQLFNPKKYKVLLFDQRGCGRSTPHASLDNNTTWHLVDDIERLREMAGVDNWLIFGGSWGSTLALAYGETYPERVSEMVLRGIFTLRKKELDWYYQDGASRFFPDKWQRVLSLLAPEEQGDVTAAYRKRLTSPDKAVQLEAAKIWSLWEGETVTLLPAKSAASFGEDNFALAFARIENHYFTHLGFLDSDNQLLDNVTRIRHIPAVIIHGRYDMACQPQNAWDLAKAWPEAELHIVEGAGHSFDEPGILHQLILATDKFARKS